From Scatophagus argus isolate fScaArg1 chromosome 10, fScaArg1.pri, whole genome shotgun sequence, a single genomic window includes:
- the col21a1 gene encoding collagen alpha-1(XXI) chain isoform X1, translating into MQPVLHYNGIMCTIGTWYCCIMGYKATSMHCVLRCLCFMLLHLFSAAQDEDLRSCRTAPCDLVFILDGSWSVEDVNFEIVKRWLVNITTSFNIGQKFTQVGVVQYSDDPILEIPLGKYSSNKDLIKAMESIEYMGGNTRTGAAIKFATDKLFGLSERGPSGISRIAVVLTDGKSQDEVLKAAEAARKKGVILFAIGVGSETEGSELKDIANKPFSTYVFSVEDYKAISRIIQVIRQKLCEETVCPARIPIDSRDEKGFDILLHLNLAKKAKKTQGTYYGTRAYEVTSRLDLSEATRTLFPDGLPPSYVFVATLRYKGSVAIEEWDLWRIQTRDGKPQMAVTLNGLDRTIMFTTTSEASSGTQTVTFSQQTARLFDEKWHQLRLLVTEEDVTLYVDDLVIETLALEPPVGIFINGKTQVGKYVRKETTVPFEIQKLRIYCDPEQNNRETACEIPGVCSNSPDYTEPTQEPCSCPPGPPGTPGIKGEQGNAGKPGQPGPAGADGKPGIPGIRGSPGLPGSPGIEGPRGQDGYKGEQGRPGVSGERGMPGLPGLPGKPGEKGSKGLPGITGIPGKVGQTGEKGSIGPPGPRGYPGEPGLPGRDGKDGFPGRPGLKGEVGASGIPGVDGREGHPGMPGLPGIAGLNGQKGEAGFPGPKGFKGSTGPPGEMGLPGAPGLTGPTGPKGSKGEAGSPGVQGTPGLAGSPGEAGGAGQPGHPGMPGLTGSKGQRGNPGERGEAGMKGEKGESGQPGHHGSTGPMGQKGEKGSTGEPGQRGQEGLMGRPGQSGQSGRPGPRGLTGDTGLPGPPGPEGRPATEMSDSRIRQICREVLQSELPLLLLGNQQSSCTTCQSQPGSPGPPGPRGSQGLRGLTGITGPRGQPGHSGRPGHPGINGLKGEPGLDGEKGSPGRTTVGDQGPPGLPGPMGPPGYSKPGKPGPPGLNGAEGKHGSPGIPGQPGVCDPSMCYGSMMRRDPYSKGPIY; encoded by the exons ATGCAACCTGTACTCCACTATAATGGAATAAT GTGCACAATTGGAACTTGGTACTGCTGCATAATGGGTTACAAAGCGACATCCATGCATTGTGTCTTACGATGCCTGTGCTTCATGCTTCTCCATTTGTTTAGTGCAGCTCAAGATGAAGACTTAAGAA GTTGTAGGACTGCACCATGTGATTTGGTCTTTATTCTGGATGGCTCGTGGAGTGTTGAAGATGTCAATTTCGAGATAGTAAAGCGATGGCTTGTCAACATAACAACAAGCTTCAACATTGGACAGAAGTTTACCCAGGTTGGAGTCGTTCAGTACAGCGATGACCCTATTTTGGAGATTCCTCTGGGGAAGTACTCCTCCAACAAAGACCTCATCAAAGCGATGGAGTCCATTGAGTACATGGGGGGAAACACAAGGACAGGGGCAGCCATCAAGTTTGCTACAGACAAGCTGTTTGGCCTCTCTGAGCGTGGCCCATCAGGCATTTCCAGAATTGCTGTTGTCCTCACAGATGGCAAATCTCAAGATGAGGTTTtgaaagcagcagaggcagcaagGAAAAAAGGAGTAATTCTGTTTGCAATTGGTGTTGGGTCAGAGACAGAAGGGTCTGAGTTGAAGGATATTGCAAACAAGCCATTTTCAACTTATGTCTTCTCTGTCGAGGACTACAAAGCCATATCCAGGATCATACAGGTCATACGACAGAAACTGTGTGAAG AGACTGTGTGTCCAGCAAGAATCCCTATAGATTCTCGTGATGAGAAGGGTTTCGATATTCTCTTACATCTAAATTTGGCCAAAAAGGCAAAGAAGACACAAGGGACATATTATGGCACTAGGGCCTATGAGGTGACATCTCGACTTGACTTGAGTGAAGCTACACG GACACTTTTCCCTGATGGGCTGCCTCCGTCATATGTTTTTGTGGCCACACTGAGGTATAAAGGATCAGTGGCAATAGAGGAGTGGGACTTGTGGAGAATACAGACACGTGATGGGAAACCACAGATGGCAGTGACTCTAAATGGACTGGATCGCACCATCATGTTCACCACAACCAGTGAAGCATCAAGTGGAACTCAGACGGTTACATTTTCACAACAGACAGCAAGG CTGTTTGATGAGAAATGGCACCAGCTACGGCTGCTGGTCACTGAGGAGGATGTCACTCTTTATGTGGATGATCTGGTCATTGAAACCCTGGCCTTGGAGCCCCCTGTTGGCATTTTCATCAATGGAAAAACTCAAGTTGGAAAATATGTCAGAAAAGAAACGACAGTGCCA tttgagATACAGAAACTTCGCATCTACTGTGACCCTGAGCAGAATAACCGTGAGACTGCATGTGAGATTCCTGGAGTT tgcTCTAACAGTCCTGATTACACCGAACCAACCCAAGAGCCTTGTAGTTGTCCTCCCGGACCTCCTGGAACTCCAGGAATAAAG GGAGAACAAGGAAATGCTGGCAAACCTGGTCAGCCTGGACCTGCTGGTGCTGATGGTAAGCCT GGTATCCCTGGAATTAGAGGAAGTCCAGGGCTGCCAGGTTCACCAGGAATAGAG GGGCCGCGTGGGCAAGATGGGTACAAAGGCGAGCAAGGGAGGCCTGGTGTTTCG GGTGAGAGGGGTATGCCTGGATTACCAGGACTGCCTGGAAAACCAGGAGAGAAG GGCTCAAAAGGATTACCAGGAATCACAGGAATACCAGGAAAAGTTGGTCAAACG GGAGAAAAAGGAAGTATAGGACCTCCAGGGCCACGGGGTTATCCAGGAGAACCT gGTCTACCTGGGAGAGATGGAAAAGATGGATTTCCAGGGAGACCCGGTCTAAAG GGAGAAGTTGGGGCCAGTGGTATTCCTGGTGTTGATGGAAGGGAAGGCCATCCC GGAATGCCTGGATTACCAGGAATTGCAGGCCTTAATGGACAAAAG GGTGAAGCTGGTTTCCCTGGACCTAAGGGCTTCAAAGGATCGACTGGACCACCT gGTGAGATGGGTTTACCTGGTGCCCCTGGTTTAACAGGACCAACCGGGCCCAAG GGGAGTAAAGGCGAAGCGGGAAGTCCAGGTGTACAAGGAACACCAGGGCTTGCG GGGAGTCCAGgggaagcaggaggagcaggtcAGCCAGGGCACCCGGGCATGCCAGGCCTGACGGGCAgcaag GGACAAAGAGGAAATCCAGGTGAAAGAGGAGAGGCG GGAATGAAAGGTGAAAAAGGAGAGTCTGGTCAACCAGGGCATCAT GGCTCCACTGGACCAATGGGGCAAAAAGGGGAG AAAGGGTCAACAGGGGAACCAGGACAGAGAGGTCAAGAAGGTCTAATGGGACGGCCTGGACAGTCGGGTCAGTCAGGCCGACCTGGGCCTCGAGGGTTGACGGGGGACACAGGTCTACCTGGCCCACCTGGACCGGAAGGAAGacct GCAACTGAAATGTCAGACAGTCGCATTCGACAAATCTGTAGAGAGGTTCTTCAGT CGGAGCTGCCTTTGTTATTGCTTGGCAACCAGCAGAGTAGCTGTACCACATGTCAAAGCCAGCCTGGATCTCCTGGTCCTCCAGGCCCAAGAGGGTCCCAGGGACTCAGGGGTCTTACTGGAATTACTGGCCCCAGGGGACAGCCAGGCCACTCAGGTCGGCCAGGGCACCCTGGTATTAACGGGCTGAAAG GAGAACCAGGTTTAGATGGTGAGAAGGGGAGCCCTGGGCGAACCACTGTTGGAGACCAAGGACCACCTGGGCTGCCAG GTCCAATGGGTCCCCCAGGGTACAGTAAGCCAGGTAAGCCTGGGCCCCCTGGTCTAAACGGAGCAGAGGGTAAACATGGTAGTCCTGGCATCCCTGGGCAGCCTGGGGTGTGTGATCCATCCATGTGCTATGGTAGCATGATGAGGCGGGATCCTTACAGCAAAGGGCCAATCTATTGA
- the col21a1 gene encoding collagen alpha-1(XXI) chain isoform X2, which produces MGYKATSMHCVLRCLCFMLLHLFSAAQDEDLRSCRTAPCDLVFILDGSWSVEDVNFEIVKRWLVNITTSFNIGQKFTQVGVVQYSDDPILEIPLGKYSSNKDLIKAMESIEYMGGNTRTGAAIKFATDKLFGLSERGPSGISRIAVVLTDGKSQDEVLKAAEAARKKGVILFAIGVGSETEGSELKDIANKPFSTYVFSVEDYKAISRIIQVIRQKLCEETVCPARIPIDSRDEKGFDILLHLNLAKKAKKTQGTYYGTRAYEVTSRLDLSEATRTLFPDGLPPSYVFVATLRYKGSVAIEEWDLWRIQTRDGKPQMAVTLNGLDRTIMFTTTSEASSGTQTVTFSQQTARLFDEKWHQLRLLVTEEDVTLYVDDLVIETLALEPPVGIFINGKTQVGKYVRKETTVPFEIQKLRIYCDPEQNNRETACEIPGVCSNSPDYTEPTQEPCSCPPGPPGTPGIKGEQGNAGKPGQPGPAGADGKPGIPGIRGSPGLPGSPGIEGPRGQDGYKGEQGRPGVSGERGMPGLPGLPGKPGEKGSKGLPGITGIPGKVGQTGEKGSIGPPGPRGYPGEPGLPGRDGKDGFPGRPGLKGEVGASGIPGVDGREGHPGMPGLPGIAGLNGQKGEAGFPGPKGFKGSTGPPGEMGLPGAPGLTGPTGPKGSKGEAGSPGVQGTPGLAGSPGEAGGAGQPGHPGMPGLTGSKGQRGNPGERGEAGMKGEKGESGQPGHHGSTGPMGQKGEKGSTGEPGQRGQEGLMGRPGQSGQSGRPGPRGLTGDTGLPGPPGPEGRPATEMSDSRIRQICREVLQSELPLLLLGNQQSSCTTCQSQPGSPGPPGPRGSQGLRGLTGITGPRGQPGHSGRPGHPGINGLKGEPGLDGEKGSPGRTTVGDQGPPGLPGPMGPPGYSKPGKPGPPGLNGAEGKHGSPGIPGQPGVCDPSMCYGSMMRRDPYSKGPIY; this is translated from the exons ATGGGTTACAAAGCGACATCCATGCATTGTGTCTTACGATGCCTGTGCTTCATGCTTCTCCATTTGTTTAGTGCAGCTCAAGATGAAGACTTAAGAA GTTGTAGGACTGCACCATGTGATTTGGTCTTTATTCTGGATGGCTCGTGGAGTGTTGAAGATGTCAATTTCGAGATAGTAAAGCGATGGCTTGTCAACATAACAACAAGCTTCAACATTGGACAGAAGTTTACCCAGGTTGGAGTCGTTCAGTACAGCGATGACCCTATTTTGGAGATTCCTCTGGGGAAGTACTCCTCCAACAAAGACCTCATCAAAGCGATGGAGTCCATTGAGTACATGGGGGGAAACACAAGGACAGGGGCAGCCATCAAGTTTGCTACAGACAAGCTGTTTGGCCTCTCTGAGCGTGGCCCATCAGGCATTTCCAGAATTGCTGTTGTCCTCACAGATGGCAAATCTCAAGATGAGGTTTtgaaagcagcagaggcagcaagGAAAAAAGGAGTAATTCTGTTTGCAATTGGTGTTGGGTCAGAGACAGAAGGGTCTGAGTTGAAGGATATTGCAAACAAGCCATTTTCAACTTATGTCTTCTCTGTCGAGGACTACAAAGCCATATCCAGGATCATACAGGTCATACGACAGAAACTGTGTGAAG AGACTGTGTGTCCAGCAAGAATCCCTATAGATTCTCGTGATGAGAAGGGTTTCGATATTCTCTTACATCTAAATTTGGCCAAAAAGGCAAAGAAGACACAAGGGACATATTATGGCACTAGGGCCTATGAGGTGACATCTCGACTTGACTTGAGTGAAGCTACACG GACACTTTTCCCTGATGGGCTGCCTCCGTCATATGTTTTTGTGGCCACACTGAGGTATAAAGGATCAGTGGCAATAGAGGAGTGGGACTTGTGGAGAATACAGACACGTGATGGGAAACCACAGATGGCAGTGACTCTAAATGGACTGGATCGCACCATCATGTTCACCACAACCAGTGAAGCATCAAGTGGAACTCAGACGGTTACATTTTCACAACAGACAGCAAGG CTGTTTGATGAGAAATGGCACCAGCTACGGCTGCTGGTCACTGAGGAGGATGTCACTCTTTATGTGGATGATCTGGTCATTGAAACCCTGGCCTTGGAGCCCCCTGTTGGCATTTTCATCAATGGAAAAACTCAAGTTGGAAAATATGTCAGAAAAGAAACGACAGTGCCA tttgagATACAGAAACTTCGCATCTACTGTGACCCTGAGCAGAATAACCGTGAGACTGCATGTGAGATTCCTGGAGTT tgcTCTAACAGTCCTGATTACACCGAACCAACCCAAGAGCCTTGTAGTTGTCCTCCCGGACCTCCTGGAACTCCAGGAATAAAG GGAGAACAAGGAAATGCTGGCAAACCTGGTCAGCCTGGACCTGCTGGTGCTGATGGTAAGCCT GGTATCCCTGGAATTAGAGGAAGTCCAGGGCTGCCAGGTTCACCAGGAATAGAG GGGCCGCGTGGGCAAGATGGGTACAAAGGCGAGCAAGGGAGGCCTGGTGTTTCG GGTGAGAGGGGTATGCCTGGATTACCAGGACTGCCTGGAAAACCAGGAGAGAAG GGCTCAAAAGGATTACCAGGAATCACAGGAATACCAGGAAAAGTTGGTCAAACG GGAGAAAAAGGAAGTATAGGACCTCCAGGGCCACGGGGTTATCCAGGAGAACCT gGTCTACCTGGGAGAGATGGAAAAGATGGATTTCCAGGGAGACCCGGTCTAAAG GGAGAAGTTGGGGCCAGTGGTATTCCTGGTGTTGATGGAAGGGAAGGCCATCCC GGAATGCCTGGATTACCAGGAATTGCAGGCCTTAATGGACAAAAG GGTGAAGCTGGTTTCCCTGGACCTAAGGGCTTCAAAGGATCGACTGGACCACCT gGTGAGATGGGTTTACCTGGTGCCCCTGGTTTAACAGGACCAACCGGGCCCAAG GGGAGTAAAGGCGAAGCGGGAAGTCCAGGTGTACAAGGAACACCAGGGCTTGCG GGGAGTCCAGgggaagcaggaggagcaggtcAGCCAGGGCACCCGGGCATGCCAGGCCTGACGGGCAgcaag GGACAAAGAGGAAATCCAGGTGAAAGAGGAGAGGCG GGAATGAAAGGTGAAAAAGGAGAGTCTGGTCAACCAGGGCATCAT GGCTCCACTGGACCAATGGGGCAAAAAGGGGAG AAAGGGTCAACAGGGGAACCAGGACAGAGAGGTCAAGAAGGTCTAATGGGACGGCCTGGACAGTCGGGTCAGTCAGGCCGACCTGGGCCTCGAGGGTTGACGGGGGACACAGGTCTACCTGGCCCACCTGGACCGGAAGGAAGacct GCAACTGAAATGTCAGACAGTCGCATTCGACAAATCTGTAGAGAGGTTCTTCAGT CGGAGCTGCCTTTGTTATTGCTTGGCAACCAGCAGAGTAGCTGTACCACATGTCAAAGCCAGCCTGGATCTCCTGGTCCTCCAGGCCCAAGAGGGTCCCAGGGACTCAGGGGTCTTACTGGAATTACTGGCCCCAGGGGACAGCCAGGCCACTCAGGTCGGCCAGGGCACCCTGGTATTAACGGGCTGAAAG GAGAACCAGGTTTAGATGGTGAGAAGGGGAGCCCTGGGCGAACCACTGTTGGAGACCAAGGACCACCTGGGCTGCCAG GTCCAATGGGTCCCCCAGGGTACAGTAAGCCAGGTAAGCCTGGGCCCCCTGGTCTAAACGGAGCAGAGGGTAAACATGGTAGTCCTGGCATCCCTGGGCAGCCTGGGGTGTGTGATCCATCCATGTGCTATGGTAGCATGATGAGGCGGGATCCTTACAGCAAAGGGCCAATCTATTGA
- the col21a1 gene encoding collagen alpha-1(XXI) chain isoform X3, which translates to MESIEYMGGNTRTGAAIKFATDKLFGLSERGPSGISRIAVVLTDGKSQDEVLKAAEAARKKGVILFAIGVGSETEGSELKDIANKPFSTYVFSVEDYKAISRIIQVIRQKLCEETVCPARIPIDSRDEKGFDILLHLNLAKKAKKTQGTYYGTRAYEVTSRLDLSEATRTLFPDGLPPSYVFVATLRYKGSVAIEEWDLWRIQTRDGKPQMAVTLNGLDRTIMFTTTSEASSGTQTVTFSQQTARLFDEKWHQLRLLVTEEDVTLYVDDLVIETLALEPPVGIFINGKTQVGKYVRKETTVPFEIQKLRIYCDPEQNNRETACEIPGVCSNSPDYTEPTQEPCSCPPGPPGTPGIKGEQGNAGKPGQPGPAGADGKPGIPGIRGSPGLPGSPGIEGPRGQDGYKGEQGRPGVSGERGMPGLPGLPGKPGEKGSKGLPGITGIPGKVGQTGEKGSIGPPGPRGYPGEPGLPGRDGKDGFPGRPGLKGEVGASGIPGVDGREGHPGMPGLPGIAGLNGQKGEAGFPGPKGFKGSTGPPGEMGLPGAPGLTGPTGPKGSKGEAGSPGVQGTPGLAGSPGEAGGAGQPGHPGMPGLTGSKGQRGNPGERGEAGMKGEKGESGQPGHHGSTGPMGQKGEKGSTGEPGQRGQEGLMGRPGQSGQSGRPGPRGLTGDTGLPGPPGPEGRPATEMSDSRIRQICREVLQSELPLLLLGNQQSSCTTCQSQPGSPGPPGPRGSQGLRGLTGITGPRGQPGHSGRPGHPGINGLKGEPGLDGEKGSPGRTTVGDQGPPGLPGPMGPPGYSKPGKPGPPGLNGAEGKHGSPGIPGQPGVCDPSMCYGSMMRRDPYSKGPIY; encoded by the exons ATGGAGTCCATTGAGTACATGGGGGGAAACACAAGGACAGGGGCAGCCATCAAGTTTGCTACAGACAAGCTGTTTGGCCTCTCTGAGCGTGGCCCATCAGGCATTTCCAGAATTGCTGTTGTCCTCACAGATGGCAAATCTCAAGATGAGGTTTtgaaagcagcagaggcagcaagGAAAAAAGGAGTAATTCTGTTTGCAATTGGTGTTGGGTCAGAGACAGAAGGGTCTGAGTTGAAGGATATTGCAAACAAGCCATTTTCAACTTATGTCTTCTCTGTCGAGGACTACAAAGCCATATCCAGGATCATACAGGTCATACGACAGAAACTGTGTGAAG AGACTGTGTGTCCAGCAAGAATCCCTATAGATTCTCGTGATGAGAAGGGTTTCGATATTCTCTTACATCTAAATTTGGCCAAAAAGGCAAAGAAGACACAAGGGACATATTATGGCACTAGGGCCTATGAGGTGACATCTCGACTTGACTTGAGTGAAGCTACACG GACACTTTTCCCTGATGGGCTGCCTCCGTCATATGTTTTTGTGGCCACACTGAGGTATAAAGGATCAGTGGCAATAGAGGAGTGGGACTTGTGGAGAATACAGACACGTGATGGGAAACCACAGATGGCAGTGACTCTAAATGGACTGGATCGCACCATCATGTTCACCACAACCAGTGAAGCATCAAGTGGAACTCAGACGGTTACATTTTCACAACAGACAGCAAGG CTGTTTGATGAGAAATGGCACCAGCTACGGCTGCTGGTCACTGAGGAGGATGTCACTCTTTATGTGGATGATCTGGTCATTGAAACCCTGGCCTTGGAGCCCCCTGTTGGCATTTTCATCAATGGAAAAACTCAAGTTGGAAAATATGTCAGAAAAGAAACGACAGTGCCA tttgagATACAGAAACTTCGCATCTACTGTGACCCTGAGCAGAATAACCGTGAGACTGCATGTGAGATTCCTGGAGTT tgcTCTAACAGTCCTGATTACACCGAACCAACCCAAGAGCCTTGTAGTTGTCCTCCCGGACCTCCTGGAACTCCAGGAATAAAG GGAGAACAAGGAAATGCTGGCAAACCTGGTCAGCCTGGACCTGCTGGTGCTGATGGTAAGCCT GGTATCCCTGGAATTAGAGGAAGTCCAGGGCTGCCAGGTTCACCAGGAATAGAG GGGCCGCGTGGGCAAGATGGGTACAAAGGCGAGCAAGGGAGGCCTGGTGTTTCG GGTGAGAGGGGTATGCCTGGATTACCAGGACTGCCTGGAAAACCAGGAGAGAAG GGCTCAAAAGGATTACCAGGAATCACAGGAATACCAGGAAAAGTTGGTCAAACG GGAGAAAAAGGAAGTATAGGACCTCCAGGGCCACGGGGTTATCCAGGAGAACCT gGTCTACCTGGGAGAGATGGAAAAGATGGATTTCCAGGGAGACCCGGTCTAAAG GGAGAAGTTGGGGCCAGTGGTATTCCTGGTGTTGATGGAAGGGAAGGCCATCCC GGAATGCCTGGATTACCAGGAATTGCAGGCCTTAATGGACAAAAG GGTGAAGCTGGTTTCCCTGGACCTAAGGGCTTCAAAGGATCGACTGGACCACCT gGTGAGATGGGTTTACCTGGTGCCCCTGGTTTAACAGGACCAACCGGGCCCAAG GGGAGTAAAGGCGAAGCGGGAAGTCCAGGTGTACAAGGAACACCAGGGCTTGCG GGGAGTCCAGgggaagcaggaggagcaggtcAGCCAGGGCACCCGGGCATGCCAGGCCTGACGGGCAgcaag GGACAAAGAGGAAATCCAGGTGAAAGAGGAGAGGCG GGAATGAAAGGTGAAAAAGGAGAGTCTGGTCAACCAGGGCATCAT GGCTCCACTGGACCAATGGGGCAAAAAGGGGAG AAAGGGTCAACAGGGGAACCAGGACAGAGAGGTCAAGAAGGTCTAATGGGACGGCCTGGACAGTCGGGTCAGTCAGGCCGACCTGGGCCTCGAGGGTTGACGGGGGACACAGGTCTACCTGGCCCACCTGGACCGGAAGGAAGacct GCAACTGAAATGTCAGACAGTCGCATTCGACAAATCTGTAGAGAGGTTCTTCAGT CGGAGCTGCCTTTGTTATTGCTTGGCAACCAGCAGAGTAGCTGTACCACATGTCAAAGCCAGCCTGGATCTCCTGGTCCTCCAGGCCCAAGAGGGTCCCAGGGACTCAGGGGTCTTACTGGAATTACTGGCCCCAGGGGACAGCCAGGCCACTCAGGTCGGCCAGGGCACCCTGGTATTAACGGGCTGAAAG GAGAACCAGGTTTAGATGGTGAGAAGGGGAGCCCTGGGCGAACCACTGTTGGAGACCAAGGACCACCTGGGCTGCCAG GTCCAATGGGTCCCCCAGGGTACAGTAAGCCAGGTAAGCCTGGGCCCCCTGGTCTAAACGGAGCAGAGGGTAAACATGGTAGTCCTGGCATCCCTGGGCAGCCTGGGGTGTGTGATCCATCCATGTGCTATGGTAGCATGATGAGGCGGGATCCTTACAGCAAAGGGCCAATCTATTGA
- the zmp:0000000760 gene encoding collagen alpha-1(IX) chain: MSTYKDMLVFAAVFAILGLSQCQTLPSFDLLEEFRVPESRGVKKVDGSQPEAVAYRVSPSIHLRRTMSDVYPDGLPSDYSIIATFKVTKDTAKKSWDLWQVSDPKGQEQVGLRFQGDTRSLDFFYTSPHGSQMLRTFYGVEKLFDGEWHKLALSVKGSQVKLLIDCEEVSVESIDEPRPVIHSGYTAIVKRAVGDRSVSVDLQQMEMSCDPEKAYSDGCCELSGVCGGYAEIGLTAGRASCKCLHGQPGIQGPPGPKGHRGLPGEAGDQGRQGNWGIRGNTGNYGNIGEPGPKGEDGIKGEKGMRGLRGQVGHRGPKGLKGLKGAAGFKGVRGPPGDIGETGKLGEVGAKGDRGYEGIHGFQGVKGDKGTTGAAGRAGPRGKQGIVGDPGEGGASGEKGKPGIPGPVGRAGTIGPKGIIGDPGLPGRDGDPGIEAYQGPQGLSGKDGRSGVKGEKGTFGSAGEMGPQGRTGPQGYKGSAGKPGRPGFIGPPGPTGHVGVPGKPGPKGDTGIQGIQGVKGAQGGKGIKGPKGKVGDRGEQGPQGGRGKRGPAGPSGRSGPVGVKGVRGEVGPDGFQGPAGPPGPTLPAQHVIEVCKKVVLEQMSTFANSVKRTCAAVCPLYGNVPMGAPGPVGQKGPPGPPGDPGNDGADGEVGPPGFYGEAGELGRQGETGDEGEQGDKGAKGYGLPGYTGDSGPKGQRGRPGRAFNGQPGKVGERGHVGRPGLRGHAGLRGPPGVCVTSGCAELNSTSGTSQPAPQRLRNRP, from the exons atgtccaCCTACAAAGATATGCTGGTGTTTGCCGCAGTCTTTGCCATCTTGGGACTGAGCCAATGTCAGACATTACCCA GTTTTGATCTGCTGGAGGAGTTTCGTGTGCCAGAGTCTAGAGGAGTGAAGAAAGTGGACGGCTCTCAACCTGAGGCGGTGGCCTACCGTGTAAGTCCTTCTATTCATCTACGGAGGACCATGAG TGATGTATATCCAGATGGACTTCCCTCCGACTACTCCATCATCGCAACATTTAAGGTAACCAAGGACACTGCCAAGAAATCCTGGGACCTGTGGCAGGTCAGTGACCCCAAGGGACAAGAGCAAGTTGGCCTGCGTTTCCAGGGTGATACACGCTCTTTAGACTTCTTCTACACCAGCCCGCATGGGAGCCAGATGCTAAGGACTTTCTATGGTGTGGAAAAGTTGTTTGATGGAGAATGGCACAAATTGGCGCTGAGTGTGAAAGGCAGCCAGGTGAAGCTGTTGATAGACTGTGAAGAGGTCAGCGTGGAGTCTATTGATGAACCAAGGCCAGTGATCCACAGCGGGTACACTGCCATTGTCAAGCGGGCTGTAGGAGATCgctctgtgtct GTGGACCTCCAGCAGATGGAGATGTCGTGTGACCCAGAGAAGGCTTATTCAGATGGCTGCTGTGAGCTCTCTGGTGTG TGTGGAGGGTATGCGGAGATTGGTCTAACAGCTGGAAGAGCATCTTGCAAATGTCTGCATGGACAACCTGGCATTCAGGGGCCTCCAGGGCCAAAG GGTCACAGAGGTCTTCCAGGAGAAGCTGGAGATCAGGGAAGACAAGGAAACTGG GGCATCAGGGGTAACACAGGAAACTATGGCAACATTGGCGAGCCAGGCCCAAAG GGAGAAGATGGAATCAAAGGCGAGAAAGGAATGAGAGGACTTAGGGGCCAAGTG GGACACAGAGGCCCTAAAGGGCTGAAAGGATTAAAAGGGGCTGCAGGCTTCAAG GGAGTTCGTGGGCCACCTGGAGACATCGGAGAGACTGGGAAACTGGGGGAAGTA GGCGCTAAGGGTGATAGAGGATATGAAGGAATTCATGGGTTTCAAGGAGTTAAG GGAGACAAAGGGACCACTGGTGCAGCAGGGCGTGCTGGGCCCAGGGGAAAGCAG GGCATTGTGGGAGATCCTGGAGAGGGGGGAGCTTCTGGAGAGAAGGGGAAGCCT GGGATACCAGGACCTGTGGGCAGAGCTGGCACCATCGGACCAAAG GGCATTATTGGAGATCCAGGCTTACCAGGCAGAGATGGTGATCCTGGAATAGAG GCCTATCAAGGACCACAAGGTCTCAGTGGAAAAGATGGACGAAGTGGAGTAAAG GGGGAGAAAGGCACCTTTGGGTCAGCAGGAGAAATGGGTCCCCAAGGCCGAACT GGCCCACAAGGTTACAAAGGTTCTGCAGGGAAGCCAGGAAGACCTGGATTTATTGGCCCACCGGGACCTACT GGACACGTGGGTGTGCCTGGAAAACCAGGACCCAAG GGTGACACAGGAATCCAGGGAATCCAAGGAGTTAAAGGTGCACAG GGGGGAAAAGGAATTAAGGGCCCCAAAGGAAAA GTTGGAGACAGGGGTGAGCAGGGTCCTCAAGGAGGACGGGGGAAACGTGGCCCGGCAGGCCCATCTGGACGCTCAGGTCCTGTCGGAGTTAAGGGCGTTCGAGGTGAAGTGGGACCGGATGGCTTTCAGGGGCCCGCAGGTCCACCA GGCCCAACACTCCCCGCTCAACACGTGATCGAAGTTTGTAAGAAAGTGGTCCTGGAGCAGATGTCCACCTTTGCCAACTCAGTAAAGAGAACgtgtgctgcagtttgtcctctCTATGGCAACGTGCCCATGGGTGCCCCTGGTCCCGTCGGACAGAAGGGACCCCCCGGACCTCCT GGTGACCCTGGTAATGATGGTGCTGATGGAGAAGTGGGCCCCCCGGGATTCTACGGAGAAGCCGGAGAACTGGGCCGCCAAGGAGAGACAG GTGACGAAGGAGAGCAGGGTGATAAAGGGGCCAAAGGTTATGGCCTACCTGGCTATACTGGAGACTCAGGACCAAAGG GTCAGCGTGGACGTCCCGGCAGAGCCTTTAACGGCCAGCCAGGGAAGGTGGGTGAGAGGGGACACGTAGGCCGGCCTGGACTCAGGGGCCATGCAGGTCTCAGAGGACCTCCAGGTGTTTGTGTCACCTCTGGGTGTGCTGAGCTGAACTCCACCAGCGGGACATCTCAGCCAGCACCGCAGAGGTTGAGGAATCGCCCTTAG